CCTGGATCGCGTGGATGGTTTCTTAACCCGCCATGGCGGCAAGGCCGTTTTCGGCAGTCATTTCCTGCACCTGTTGCGGTCGTTGATGCCCTTCGTCGCCGGTGTCCGCCGCATGCGCTATCTGTAGTTCCTCCTCTTCAATGTGATGGGCTGCATTGCCTGGGCGACCGTGTTCGTCTCGCTTGGTTATTTTGCCGGTAAGAGTTGGCGGTTGGGCGCGAAATGGATCGGCGCCGCCAGCGAAATCGTTGGTGGTGCCCTGCTCCTCACCATCGTTCTGGGTTTGTTGTGGCGCTGGCTGGGACGGCACGAGACCGAGATCAAGCGGTGGTGGCAGGAGACGGCGGCACAACCGCGCCTGGTTGCCCTGTCCGGAAGATTAGCTCCCGTAAGAGAATTTCTTCTCGAACGCCTCTCGCCGAAGGGTTATCTGGGCCTTCACCTGACGCTTGGTGTCTTGCTCCTCATCGGCTCGTCCTGGCTGTTCGGTGGCATCGCCCAGGACGTGGTGGCCGGCGATCCGTTGACGATCATCGACAAAAATGTCGCGGAGTGGTTCCACCAGCGCCGGACTGCCGGATTGACGACGACGATGCTCCTGGTGAGCGGTCTCGCCTCCGTCACGTGGGTGACGGGTGTGGTCACGGTTACCGCACTCGTTTTGTGGTGGAAACGGTGCTGGCAACGGCTGCTGGCCTTGGTGCTGATTGTGCCCGGAGGCATGGTCCTGAACTTGCTGCTGAAAATTGCCTTCCATCGTCAACGACCCAGTTTCTCGAAATCGTTCCTCATTTTCCACGGCTATAGTTTTCCGAGCGGACACACTATGGCGGCCACGTTGCTGTATGGCTTGCTGGCCGCTTTTGCGGTCATCACAATCAAAACCTGGCGCTGGCGAGTGGGGGCGGTCCTCAACGCGTTCGTCATGATTCTGCTGGTCGGCTTCAGCCGAGTGTACTTGGGTGCTCATTATCCAAGTGATGTGCTGGGAGCCGCCGCCGCGGGTTTGGCCTGGCTGGCGTTGTCACTTACTTCTTTGGACACCTTGCGCCGAAGCCGTCTCCACCGGCACCATATGCGGGGCGGTACTCATTCGGATCGTGGTGAAACCGATTCCTTCAATACACAGTCAACCGGATGACAACGAGGAACAAAAACGAAATGAGTGACAGGTAATTGTTATGTCCGAGGGAAAAAAACATCGCAGGAATTTGTATAAAGCTTTCTCTCCCGCGAACGTATCCCGGTTTATTCCGGGCAATCGGATCGCCCTGTTACAGAACGGAGAAGCCTATTTCCCCGCCATCGAAGCGGCCTTCGACCGGGCAAGAAAGGAAATTTATCTTGAAACCTATATCTACGAAAACGATGTCACCGGACAAAGGATTACAGAGGCGCTTACGCGTGCTGCCCGGCGCGGCGTAAAAGTCCATGTAATGATCGACGGCTACGGGTCCAAGGATTTGCCGCGGAGCATGCTGGACGTTCTGCGGGCGGGCGGTGTAAAGACGCTCATCTACCGGCCCAAGATATCCCCCTGGACGTTTCGACGTAAACGCCTGCGTCGTTTGCACAGGAAAATCGCGGTGATAGACCGGGAGATTGCCTTTGTAGGGGGAATGAATATTATTGGTGACAGTGGAACGACGGGCGAGCCCCCTCACCACGACTACGCGGTAGCCGTGCAAGGACCGCTGGTGGATGTGATCCGCCTTTCCGCCCAGCGGTTGTGGTCACTGGTGGCATGGAGTTATTTCCGCAAAGGAACGATACTGAAGAGTGCACCGCCTGTTTTAACCTTCACCGGGGGGCGCATGAGCGCGGCATTCCTGGTGCGTGACAATATTGGCCATCGCCGGGACATTGAAGCGGCGTATCTGCAGGCGATTGACCGGGCTCAATCTGAGATCATTCTTGCAAATGCCTATTTTTTGCCAGGGTTTAATTTCCGTCATGCACTTATCAATGCGGCCAGGCGTGGCGTGCGGGTGGTTTTGCTGCTGCAGGGCCGGGTTGAATATTTTCTCCAGCATTATGCCTCGCGGGCGCTCTATGGCACTTTCCTCGATGCGGGAATTGAAATTTACGAATACCAAAAGAGCTTTCTGCACGCCAAAGTGGCGGTGATCGACGGGCATTGGGCGACTGTAGGGTCTTCGAATATCGATCCGTTCAGTCTGCTGCTTTCACGCGAAGCGAATGTTGTCGTTGACGACGAAGAATTCGGCGCGACCCTGACGCAAAGCCTGAAAAAGACCATGGCAACCGAAGGCTTGCGGATCTTAAGGGACAAATGGAAACAGCAATCCGTCGGCTTACGATTCATGAGCTGGTGCAGTTATGGTTTGCTGCGATTGATGACGGGAATCAGCGGGTATGCCCATGAAAACAGTGCTGATAAGCAGTTAATCCGGCAAAGCCGGAAATAAGTGCCTTAACAGCAGTCTGCAACGCATCAGGATCAAAGACTTTTCCGAGTTTTCTTGCATTTTATTACAGCAATCGAGCATTAAGGCACTAAAACAGTAAAGATAGCAGCGGAGCTGCGTTACATAATTCCGGCTCCGTCGGGATTATGAGAGGGACTCACGCAAGAGTTTGATCATCTATTTTCTGCGGCATGGAGAAAACACTGCCATCCGGATCGGCGGTTCCCATGTACCCGGGAAAATCATTCATTCCGGGGGTCATGAAAAAGGTCTGTGCAAGGGGCGAACTGCGGGTCAGAAATCCCCATGATCTGCGGCATACCTATGCAACGATCATGCTCATGGCACATCAGAGTCCCGCTTATGTTCAGCAACAGCTGGGGCATAGCTCGATAACCACTACCGTGGATGTCTATGGTCACTGGATTCAGGGAGAAGGTCGGAAAAATCTTGAGGAAGCACTGATGGGAACGGTACCAAATGAGGGCGAAAATCGCATATTTTCGCATATCGGAAAAACAGAAGGGTTGTAACCGGTTAAGATTACAACCCTTTTGATTTCATGGTGCCGAGACCAGGATTCGAACCAGGGACACGCGGATTTTCAGTCCGCTGCTCTACCGACTGAGCTATCTCGGCGAAGAACCTTGGCAATATATTGAAAGGTCTATGCTATGTCAAGTTGTTTCTCAATTGTATTGTATTACGCGAGTCCCGGAGAGACTGTCATGCCAGGCATTTTTGTTCCTGTCAATTGCTGCCCAGAGAAAGCCTGCGGCCAGTGGCAGCAGAGAAATGAGATAGCCGCTCAGGCGTAAAAAGGACTCTCCAAGTGTAATCGGTTTACCTTTTCCATTTACCACCCGCAATCCCATGATAATCTTGCCCACTGTCTGTCCACCGAAAGCATGCAGAGTAATAAAATACATGGCCATCAGAGCAGGGAGGGAAATGAGCGCAATAAGCAGGAAAAATGGAAGAAGGATTATAAGTTCCGGGTGATCAAGGCAAAACAAGAAAAGGAGGATTGCTGTGAAAAAAGCAAAGCCTGCCCCGAGTCCCAGCAGCAGGAATGTATCAATCAAAAAGGCCATTGCCCGGGCACTGAATTTGGCCGGGCAATGGCCTTGTGTAATTATGTTGGCCTTGTGCTTACTTATCATCCTCACTTTCGAGAGTCAACTCCAGATCGCCAAGATCAAAAGGTTCTTCTTCTGTTGCTCCGGAAACATCCTCAAGGTCAAGCATCAGATCATCTGCCGCATCCCCCGTACCTCGAGATGTCTCCATTGTATCGTTATCATCGCTGAGATCAAGTGTTGGGCCGGTATCATCATGCGAGCCAATATCCATCATCATGTCGTCAAGATCAAGAACCGCTTCGTCAGAATCTCTTTCCTTTGCGGGAGGTTCTTCAATAACCGGAACTTTCATGATAACGGTGTCACCTTCTTCCGACATGAGTTTGAGGGACGGTTTTTCATCTGTTTCAGGTCCCGACTCAAAAACAAGTTCATCGGAATCAATTTCAAGGACCGGCTCGTCTCCCGTCTCGGCAAGAGTTTCTTCGGCTGAATCTTCGTCAATGGGCGCAAGGTCGGAAAGGTCAATTTCGCCGAGGTTGAAGGCTATTTCTCCATTCTGCGCTTCCTGATACTCTCCTGCTTCCGCAAGGAGAGATTCCATCTGATCCGGGGGGGAGGGGGCTTCTTCTTCGATACCGGAGAGATCGAT
This Pseudomonadota bacterium DNA region includes the following protein-coding sequences:
- a CDS encoding tyrosine-type recombinase/integrase, with the protein product MEKTLPSGSAVPMYPGKSFIPGVMKKVCARGELRVRNPHDLRHTYATIMLMAHQSPAYVQQQLGHSSITTTVDVYGHWIQGEGRKNLEEALMGTVPNEGENRIFSHIGKTEGL
- the clsB gene encoding cardiolipin synthase ClsB, with protein sequence MSEGKKHRRNLYKAFSPANVSRFIPGNRIALLQNGEAYFPAIEAAFDRARKEIYLETYIYENDVTGQRITEALTRAARRGVKVHVMIDGYGSKDLPRSMLDVLRAGGVKTLIYRPKISPWTFRRKRLRRLHRKIAVIDREIAFVGGMNIIGDSGTTGEPPHHDYAVAVQGPLVDVIRLSAQRLWSLVAWSYFRKGTILKSAPPVLTFTGGRMSAAFLVRDNIGHRRDIEAAYLQAIDRAQSEIILANAYFLPGFNFRHALINAARRGVRVVLLLQGRVEYFLQHYASRALYGTFLDAGIEIYEYQKSFLHAKVAVIDGHWATVGSSNIDPFSLLLSREANVVVDDEEFGATLTQSLKKTMATEGLRILRDKWKQQSVGLRFMSWCSYGLLRLMTGISGYAHENSADKQLIRQSRK
- a CDS encoding RDD family protein — translated: MISKHKANIITQGHCPAKFSARAMAFLIDTFLLLGLGAGFAFFTAILLFLFCLDHPELIILLPFFLLIALISLPALMAMYFITLHAFGGQTVGKIIMGLRVVNGKGKPITLGESFLRLSGYLISLLPLAAGFLWAAIDRNKNAWHDSLSGTRVIQYN
- a CDS encoding phosphatase PAP2 family protein gives rise to the protein MGCIAWATVFVSLGYFAGKSWRLGAKWIGAASEIVGGALLLTIVLGLLWRWLGRHETEIKRWWQETAAQPRLVALSGRLAPVREFLLERLSPKGYLGLHLTLGVLLLIGSSWLFGGIAQDVVAGDPLTIIDKNVAEWFHQRRTAGLTTTMLLVSGLASVTWVTGVVTVTALVLWWKRCWQRLLALVLIVPGGMVLNLLLKIAFHRQRPSFSKSFLIFHGYSFPSGHTMAATLLYGLLAAFAVITIKTWRWRVGAVLNAFVMILLVGFSRVYLGAHYPSDVLGAAAAGLAWLALSLTSLDTLRRSRLHRHHMRGGTHSDRGETDSFNTQSTG